Proteins co-encoded in one Kutzneria chonburiensis genomic window:
- a CDS encoding HNH endonuclease signature motif containing protein yields MELTRDIENREPTGAMFDLVVGVDPASLTQEQLVNFVGAARKVRAVCEWAEHEALNHIDDLTELAMATKVSEPALARSQEVAAALETHPALAARFRRGEIDLARFAAVWERTRHLSDPAQVAEVDGALAEEAGGMTRTQVCRKATALVAKADPDGYEQRCHKAKDDRQVGLSALPDGMAKLTWILPAVEAHQLFQQICADAKSLPKDERTTDQKRSDVLWDRLRGKHTNWNVRTFVTISMETLLGLTNDPGQLAGYGPIAAEAARELAMHGPFRGLLLDEYQQISAISTDTYRPTALMKETSVARAGGTCTAPGCTLPIQEHDHITPWPTGRTQATNLQGLCTWHHHRKHDNYTVTQDSDGTTHWITPAGRHHTTRPLRH; encoded by the coding sequence ATGGAACTCACCCGCGACATCGAGAACAGGGAACCCACCGGGGCCATGTTCGATCTGGTGGTGGGCGTGGATCCCGCGAGCCTGACCCAAGAACAGCTGGTCAATTTTGTGGGGGCGGCCCGGAAGGTGCGGGCCGTGTGTGAATGGGCCGAACATGAGGCCCTCAACCACATCGACGACCTCACCGAATTGGCGATGGCCACGAAGGTCTCGGAGCCGGCGCTGGCCCGCTCGCAAGAGGTCGCCGCCGCCCTGGAGACTCATCCTGCGCTGGCGGCGCGGTTCCGCCGGGGTGAGATCGACCTCGCCCGGTTCGCGGCCGTGTGGGAGCGGACCCGCCACCTGTCCGACCCGGCCCAGGTCGCCGAAGTCGACGGAGCCCTGGCCGAGGAGGCCGGCGGTATGACCCGGACGCAGGTGTGTCGCAAGGCCACCGCGCTGGTCGCCAAGGCCGATCCGGATGGCTATGAGCAGCGCTGCCACAAGGCTAAGGACGACCGGCAGGTCGGGCTCTCTGCCTTGCCCGACGGCATGGCCAAACTGACCTGGATCCTCCCCGCTGTCGAGGCCCACCAGCTGTTCCAGCAGATCTGCGCCGACGCCAAGTCGCTGCCGAAGGACGAGCGCACCACCGACCAGAAGCGCTCGGATGTGCTCTGGGACCGTCTGCGGGGCAAGCACACCAACTGGAACGTCCGCACCTTTGTGACGATCTCGATGGAGACCCTGCTCGGGTTGACCAACGACCCCGGCCAGCTCGCTGGTTATGGCCCCATCGCCGCCGAGGCAGCACGGGAACTCGCGATGCACGGCCCGTTCCGAGGGCTCCTGCTGGATGAGTACCAGCAGATCTCCGCGATCAGCACCGACACCTACCGGCCCACGGCGCTGATGAAAGAGACGTCCGTTGCTCGGGCCGGCGGGACCTGCACCGCACCCGGCTGCACCCTCCCCATCCAGGAACACGACCACATCACCCCCTGGCCCACAGGCCGCACCCAAGCGACCAACCTGCAGGGGCTCTGCACCTGGCACCACCACCGCAAACACGACAACTACACAGTGACCCAGGATTCAGACGGCACCACCCACTGGATCACCCCGGCCGGCCGCCACCACACCACCCGCCCCCTGCGGCACTAA
- a CDS encoding flavin reductase family protein: MTLAQHLDPTTLRQVFGAFPTGVTAVAGLVAGEPIGLAANSFTSVSLDPPLVSVCIATTSGSWPLLRCVPRIGISVLASGHEDMCRRLASRTADRFAGLPWWSTDDGAVLLAGASAWLECSPHREIVAGDHHLALLSVHRLAFDADTAPLVFHASRFRRLAD, encoded by the coding sequence GTGACGTTGGCTCAGCACCTCGATCCCACGACGCTCCGCCAGGTCTTCGGCGCTTTCCCGACCGGGGTCACCGCCGTCGCCGGTCTTGTTGCCGGGGAGCCGATCGGCCTCGCCGCCAACTCCTTCACTTCTGTGTCGCTGGATCCGCCGCTGGTTTCGGTCTGCATAGCGACCACGTCCGGCAGTTGGCCGTTGCTGCGGTGTGTACCTCGTATCGGTATCAGCGTTCTGGCCAGTGGTCACGAGGACATGTGCCGCCGGCTGGCTTCCCGTACGGCTGATCGTTTTGCCGGGCTTCCTTGGTGGTCAACGGATGACGGTGCCGTGTTGCTCGCCGGCGCGAGTGCCTGGCTGGAATGCTCCCCGCACCGTGAGATCGTCGCCGGCGACCATCATCTGGCGTTGCTTTCCGTGCACCGCTTGGCCTTTGACGCCGACACCGCGCCGCTTGTGTTCCATGCCAGTCGGTTTCGTCGCCTCGCCGACTGA
- a CDS encoding helix-turn-helix domain-containing protein produces MVAAPGAPRLRMCGCLFMGGDRETVVDQGFRNDVAAPPFGRELRRVRTGRGLSLTQLAELTHYSKGYLSKIENGAKPASPDLAGRLDDALDAGGHLVRLLAAEQRPARTDVCPYRGLAAFDEADARWFFGREETAQEILGRAAGALRNGKPAILVGPSGVGKSSLVHAALLPALAQDALPGSAGWPVLTMTPTDDPGAELARQAEKVPRTGAERIVLVVDQFEELFTLCGDEAVRAAFVSVLTGIAATGRALVVLAMRADFYDRCLNHPELLDALRHNQVTVGPMTGAQLRAAISRPAELAGLTLEPGLVDVLLAEVGPNALPLLSHALLATWQEREETTLTVAGYRRTGGIGNAVAETAERAYAALPPQTRDAARALLLHLVRVGEQEQDSRRLGDRAALHRQLPDPDHVESAVASLAAARLLTVDADTVTIAHEALLQAWPRLHDWIESDRSGLRLHQQLREAAETWDREQRHASLLYRGPRLDLVSDWASGHRGRLGEVEQDFLDAAIAQRDATVLAARRRTRRLRRLVAGLTVMSLVAVSATVVAVVQNNTATHQRDLAISRAVATQADGLRSTDPALATRLSLAAYRVADTPEARSAVLASSGSTPVRQLAAQPNSVTRVVVTPDGRTVVTSGEDGSTRIWSVTAADALDPVATIPGPTQVTAIALAGTLLVTSGEKGQTQLRRLGPNPAPVGVLPDGPPVESAALTDDGKLLALGHADGTIALWDTTDPAKPTALGTLTGHTDKVVTLAFAPHTRVLLSGSKDFTARLWDLTGPNRTGVVLGSHSAAVMSIAFAADGRAVIGSDDKTIDFWSVTDPAHPVRTGQLAKNTLTVHHLTFSPDGRTIAAVGDDQTVRIWDADDATSITTLHVPAPARGAAFADGGRLLVTGDDVGMVWLWRMPPPTFSRAAGIDSLAYQPHGGALVIGEEDGSVEVRNGDTFTRLPAGAGPVDGAAFSPDGTLLATGGQDGVVRLWSMTGPTPLATFSPGDKSIETLAFDPSGKTLAAGGDSRVITLWSVADPRSPTQLSKLTRHENTLRGLAFSPDGRTLASGSDDYTAQLWDVHDPRKPGHGMKLPWQANAINTVAYSPDGRTLAIGGDDHTVRLWDVTGAQPVALAVLTQAGTVQAVQFSPDGHLLATAADDGTARLWDLADLHAPAPLATFTGHTAFTRGLAFTPDGAQLATGSVDQSVQFWQTDPAAAATLLCKLSGPTLSQQEWDQYVNGAPYRPLC; encoded by the coding sequence ATGGTGGCAGCGCCGGGGGCACCGCGGCTACGAATGTGCGGTTGCCTCTTCATGGGGGGAGACAGGGAAACCGTGGTTGACCAGGGCTTTCGCAACGATGTTGCCGCGCCTCCGTTCGGTCGGGAGCTGCGACGCGTCCGCACCGGCCGGGGCTTGTCGCTGACGCAACTGGCGGAGCTCACGCACTACAGCAAGGGCTACCTGAGCAAGATCGAGAACGGCGCCAAGCCGGCCTCGCCGGACCTCGCCGGCCGCCTCGACGACGCCCTTGACGCCGGCGGGCACCTCGTCCGGCTGCTCGCCGCCGAGCAGCGCCCGGCCCGCACGGACGTCTGCCCGTACCGAGGGCTGGCCGCCTTCGACGAGGCCGACGCGCGGTGGTTCTTCGGACGTGAGGAAACCGCGCAGGAGATCCTCGGCCGGGCCGCCGGCGCGCTGCGCAACGGCAAGCCGGCGATCTTGGTCGGGCCCTCCGGCGTCGGCAAGTCCTCGCTCGTGCACGCGGCGCTGCTGCCGGCGCTGGCCCAGGACGCCCTGCCCGGCTCGGCCGGCTGGCCGGTGTTGACGATGACGCCGACCGACGACCCCGGCGCCGAACTGGCCCGGCAGGCCGAGAAGGTGCCCAGGACTGGCGCCGAGCGGATCGTGCTGGTCGTCGACCAGTTCGAGGAGCTGTTCACGCTCTGCGGCGACGAAGCCGTACGAGCGGCGTTCGTCAGCGTGCTGACCGGGATCGCGGCCACCGGCCGGGCGCTGGTCGTGCTGGCGATGCGCGCGGACTTCTACGACCGCTGCCTGAACCACCCCGAGCTGCTCGACGCGCTGCGCCACAACCAGGTCACTGTCGGCCCGATGACCGGGGCGCAGCTGCGGGCCGCGATCTCCCGGCCGGCCGAGCTGGCCGGGCTGACGCTGGAGCCGGGCCTGGTCGACGTGCTGTTGGCCGAGGTCGGGCCGAACGCGCTGCCGCTCCTTTCGCACGCCCTGCTGGCGACGTGGCAGGAACGCGAGGAGACGACCCTCACCGTGGCCGGTTACCGCCGGACCGGCGGCATCGGCAACGCAGTGGCCGAGACAGCGGAACGGGCGTACGCCGCGCTGCCACCGCAGACCCGGGACGCGGCCCGCGCGCTGCTGCTGCACCTGGTCCGCGTCGGTGAGCAGGAGCAGGACTCCCGGCGACTCGGGGACCGCGCGGCGCTGCACCGCCAGCTGCCTGACCCGGATCACGTGGAGAGCGCCGTGGCGTCGCTGGCCGCAGCGCGCCTGCTCACCGTCGACGCCGACACCGTGACGATCGCGCACGAGGCCCTGTTGCAGGCGTGGCCGCGACTGCACGACTGGATCGAGTCGGACCGCTCTGGCCTGCGGCTGCACCAGCAGCTGCGGGAAGCGGCGGAGACCTGGGACCGTGAACAGCGCCATGCCAGCCTGCTCTACCGAGGCCCGCGGCTGGACCTGGTGTCGGACTGGGCCAGCGGGCATCGCGGCCGGCTCGGCGAGGTGGAGCAGGACTTCCTGGACGCCGCCATCGCCCAGCGCGACGCCACCGTGCTCGCCGCCCGGCGTCGGACCCGGCGACTGCGGCGGCTGGTAGCCGGGCTCACGGTGATGAGCCTGGTCGCGGTGAGCGCCACGGTCGTCGCCGTCGTCCAGAACAACACCGCGACCCACCAGCGTGACCTCGCGATCTCCCGTGCCGTCGCCACGCAGGCCGACGGCCTGCGCTCGACCGACCCGGCGCTGGCCACGCGGCTGAGCCTGGCCGCCTACCGGGTCGCGGACACCCCGGAAGCCCGCAGCGCCGTGCTTGCCTCCTCCGGCTCGACCCCGGTCCGGCAGCTGGCCGCGCAGCCCAACTCGGTCACCCGGGTGGTCGTGACACCGGACGGCCGCACGGTCGTCACGTCGGGCGAGGACGGCTCGACCCGGATCTGGTCGGTCACTGCCGCCGACGCCCTTGACCCGGTGGCCACGATTCCCGGCCCGACCCAGGTCACGGCCATCGCACTGGCCGGCACCCTGCTGGTGACCTCCGGCGAGAAGGGCCAGACCCAGTTGCGGCGGCTGGGGCCGAACCCGGCGCCGGTCGGCGTGCTCCCGGACGGGCCGCCGGTCGAGTCCGCCGCGTTGACCGACGACGGGAAACTGCTGGCCCTCGGCCACGCCGACGGCACGATCGCCTTGTGGGACACCACCGATCCGGCCAAGCCCACCGCGCTCGGCACGCTGACCGGCCACACCGACAAGGTGGTGACGCTGGCCTTCGCGCCGCACACACGGGTGTTGCTCAGCGGCAGCAAGGACTTCACCGCCCGGCTCTGGGACCTCACCGGCCCGAACCGCACCGGGGTCGTTCTCGGCAGCCATTCCGCCGCCGTCATGTCGATCGCGTTCGCCGCCGACGGGCGGGCCGTCATCGGCAGCGACGACAAGACCATCGACTTCTGGTCGGTCACCGATCCGGCCCACCCGGTGCGTACGGGTCAGCTCGCGAAGAACACCCTCACCGTCCACCACCTGACGTTCAGCCCCGACGGGCGGACGATCGCCGCGGTCGGCGACGACCAGACCGTGCGCATTTGGGACGCCGACGACGCCACGTCCATCACCACCCTGCACGTGCCGGCGCCGGCCCGCGGCGCGGCGTTCGCCGACGGCGGGCGGCTGCTCGTCACCGGTGACGACGTCGGCATGGTGTGGTTGTGGCGGATGCCCCCGCCGACGTTCTCCCGTGCCGCCGGCATCGATTCGCTTGCGTACCAACCACATGGCGGCGCGCTGGTGATCGGCGAGGAGGACGGCTCGGTCGAGGTGCGCAACGGTGACACGTTCACCCGACTGCCCGCCGGCGCCGGACCGGTCGACGGGGCCGCCTTCAGCCCCGACGGCACCCTGCTCGCCACCGGCGGACAGGACGGGGTCGTCCGGCTGTGGAGCATGACCGGCCCGACCCCGCTGGCCACGTTCAGCCCCGGCGACAAATCGATCGAGACGCTCGCGTTCGACCCGTCCGGGAAGACGTTGGCGGCCGGCGGCGACAGCCGGGTGATCACCCTCTGGTCCGTCGCCGACCCCCGCAGCCCGACGCAGCTGTCCAAGCTCACCAGACACGAGAACACCTTGCGGGGTCTCGCTTTCTCGCCCGACGGGCGCACGCTCGCCAGCGGCAGTGACGACTACACCGCCCAGCTGTGGGACGTCCACGATCCGCGTAAGCCCGGCCACGGCATGAAACTTCCGTGGCAGGCCAACGCAATCAACACTGTCGCCTACTCGCCGGACGGGCGGACCCTGGCCATCGGCGGCGACGACCACACCGTCCGGCTGTGGGACGTCACCGGTGCGCAGCCCGTCGCCCTCGCCGTGCTCACCCAGGCCGGCACCGTACAGGCGGTCCAGTTCAGCCCCGACGGCCACCTGCTCGCCACCGCCGCCGACGACGGCACCGCCCGCCTGTGGGACCTCGCCGACCTCCACGCCCCCGCGCCGCTGGCCACGTTCACCGGCCACACCGCCTTCACGCGAGGACTCGCCTTCACCCCCGACGGCGCGCAGCTCGCCACCGGCAGTGTGGACCAATCAGTCCAGTTCTGGCAGACCGACCCCGCCGCCGCGGCCACCCTGCTCTGCAAGCTGTCCGGGCCGACCCTGTCGCAGCAGGAATGGGACCAGTACGTGAACGGAGCCCCGTACCGGCCCCTGTGCTGA
- a CDS encoding GlxA family transcriptional regulator, translating to MVTRTVAVVAPAGASPLEIAIVQQVFGDRVLAAVNAPDRYDVVLCREVPATADTVVIPTIDDSLTCPPLLAALRAAHARKARLVAFGTGVFLLGHAGLLDGRRATTHWMHAQRLREQFRLSRLETGTAHVTAGSVHTSPGGLAAAQVTLHLLAMDIGATRADAVGRILSGLDVPSWEDATQLDLASLKAWLRDHLHEPLTLSRVAAHAYISERGLARKFRQAVGTSVFDWVNRERVARVRTMLESTDLLVSDIAGMVGFGSPETLRRNFEKYVGTTATDYRRIARVGSRTR from the coding sequence ATGGTCACGCGCACCGTGGCCGTGGTCGCGCCGGCCGGCGCTTCGCCGCTGGAGATCGCCATCGTGCAGCAGGTGTTCGGCGATCGTGTGCTGGCCGCCGTCAACGCGCCGGATCGCTACGACGTCGTCCTGTGCCGGGAAGTCCCCGCGACCGCCGACACCGTTGTGATTCCTACCATCGACGATTCCCTGACGTGCCCTCCCCTGCTGGCGGCGCTGCGCGCTGCCCATGCGCGGAAGGCACGCCTGGTGGCGTTCGGCACCGGCGTCTTCCTGCTCGGCCACGCCGGCCTGCTCGACGGTCGTCGGGCCACCACACACTGGATGCACGCGCAGCGCCTCCGCGAGCAGTTCCGCCTGTCCCGGTTGGAAACCGGGACTGCCCACGTCACCGCCGGCAGCGTGCACACCTCGCCCGGCGGCTTGGCCGCCGCGCAAGTGACGCTGCACCTGCTGGCCATGGACATCGGCGCCACGCGGGCCGACGCCGTCGGCCGGATCCTGTCCGGTTTGGACGTCCCGTCCTGGGAGGACGCCACCCAGCTGGATCTGGCGTCGCTCAAGGCCTGGCTACGCGATCACCTCCACGAGCCGCTCACCCTGTCCCGCGTCGCCGCCCACGCCTACATCAGCGAGCGCGGCCTGGCCCGCAAATTCCGCCAGGCCGTCGGAACCAGCGTGTTCGACTGGGTCAACCGGGAGCGCGTGGCCCGGGTCCGGACCATGCTGGAGTCGACGGACCTCCTGGTGTCCGACATCGCCGGCATGGTCGGTTTCGGCTCCCCGGAGACATTGCGCCGCAACTTCGAGAAGTACGTCGGCACGACCGCGACCGACTACCGCCGCATCGCCCGCGTCGGCTCGCGGACGCGGTGA
- a CDS encoding helix-turn-helix domain-containing protein, translated as MGKSAGISPASASYHATILRNAGLISSRRVGVAVLHQLTELGRELIGRQPAVV; from the coding sequence TTGGGCAAGAGCGCGGGCATCAGCCCCGCGTCGGCCAGCTACCACGCGACAATTCTGCGCAATGCTGGTCTGATTTCGTCGCGGCGGGTCGGTGTTGCGGTGCTGCACCAGCTGACGGAGCTGGGGCGTGAGCTGATCGGGCGGCAGCCGGCGGTCGTCTGA
- a CDS encoding S53 family peptidase, whose amino-acid sequence MALRPVRWLAAATVVATGALSLVVGTTAGALTTAATTATAATAATTATAAAPATAPHPFHSDPSNGKALATPPTTSFCLANFGIHCYQPFQLTKAYNLAALHDHGIDGRGKTIVIVDAFGSPTIAHDLQVFDQTFGLPDPPSFTVRQDAGPVPPFDPTNSDMAGWAFETTLDVEWAHVFAPGAKILLEATPVSETEGVQGFPEIVKAENYAIDHHLGDVISQSFGATEQTFPNNGAIMSLRSAFLNAANHNVTVLASSGDDGATDFQLNLTDLYTMRVNSWPSADPLVTSIGGTMLTLDDNGNRTQPDVVWNDLNSVGGGAGGGGQSSVFPRPNFQNDVRSVTGNHRGTPDISLSAAVDGAVVVYYTFDPTRVGYHLVGGTSEASPEFAGVVAMADQLAGHDLGNINNRLYLLSHARNLTGEVDVTQGNNTFGPFTNSDGTTHTVVGFDAGPGYDLASGNGTIDAAKFVPALAFTPNF is encoded by the coding sequence ATGGCGTTACGTCCGGTTCGATGGCTCGCGGCGGCGACGGTGGTCGCCACCGGTGCCTTGAGCCTGGTGGTCGGCACCACGGCCGGTGCACTCACCACAGCAGCCACAACAGCGACAGCAGCCACAGCAGCCACAACAGCGACAGCAGCGGCACCGGCCACGGCGCCGCACCCGTTCCACAGCGACCCGAGCAACGGCAAGGCCCTGGCCACGCCGCCGACCACCTCGTTCTGCCTGGCCAACTTCGGCATCCACTGCTACCAGCCGTTCCAGCTGACCAAGGCCTACAACCTGGCGGCGCTGCACGACCACGGTATCGACGGCCGGGGCAAGACGATCGTGATCGTGGACGCGTTCGGCTCGCCGACGATCGCCCACGACCTCCAGGTGTTCGACCAGACCTTCGGCCTGCCCGACCCGCCGTCGTTCACGGTCCGCCAGGACGCCGGCCCGGTGCCGCCGTTCGACCCGACCAACAGCGACATGGCCGGCTGGGCCTTCGAGACCACTCTGGACGTGGAGTGGGCGCATGTCTTCGCGCCCGGCGCGAAGATCCTGCTCGAGGCGACGCCGGTGTCGGAAACCGAAGGCGTGCAGGGCTTCCCGGAGATCGTCAAGGCCGAGAACTACGCCATCGACCACCATCTCGGCGACGTCATCTCGCAGAGCTTCGGCGCGACCGAGCAGACCTTCCCGAACAACGGCGCGATCATGAGCCTGCGGTCGGCCTTCCTGAACGCGGCCAACCACAACGTGACCGTGCTGGCCAGCTCCGGTGACGACGGCGCGACCGACTTCCAGCTCAACCTCACCGACCTGTACACGATGCGGGTCAACAGCTGGCCCTCGGCCGACCCGCTGGTGACGTCCATCGGCGGCACCATGCTGACCCTGGACGACAACGGCAACCGCACGCAGCCCGACGTGGTCTGGAACGACCTCAACTCGGTCGGCGGCGGGGCCGGCGGCGGCGGCCAGTCCTCGGTGTTCCCGCGGCCGAACTTCCAGAACGACGTCCGCTCGGTGACCGGCAACCACCGCGGCACCCCGGACATCTCGCTGAGCGCGGCGGTGGACGGCGCGGTCGTGGTGTATTACACGTTCGACCCCACCCGTGTCGGCTACCACCTGGTCGGCGGCACGAGCGAGGCGAGCCCGGAGTTCGCCGGCGTGGTGGCGATGGCCGACCAGCTGGCCGGCCACGACCTCGGCAACATCAACAACCGGCTCTACCTGCTGTCCCACGCCCGCAACCTGACCGGCGAGGTGGACGTGACGCAAGGCAACAACACCTTCGGCCCGTTCACCAACAGCGACGGCACCACGCACACCGTCGTCGGCTTCGACGCCGGCCCGGGCTACGACCTGGCCAGCGGCAACGGCACGATCGACGCAGCCAAGTTCGTCCCGGCGCTCGCGTTCACGCCGAACTTCTAG